From Bacteroidota bacterium, one genomic window encodes:
- a CDS encoding Crp/Fnr family transcriptional regulator has translation MRQMIECSNCTSSNCFLKKFCKGENLSIISALKNQNIYKKGDAIFREGNTMQGIHFIMRGGIKVVTTNINGREQVVRLASDGDILGHRVLGNDKYYFNAIAMMETIVCFIETNVFREACMNNPEFAYNLILFYALELRRTELRVKYHAQMNIREKVAEAFDYLNEIFGIDPKSKTLNIELSRREIADIAGTTPEQVTRQLSDFESEKLIYRTKRDIQILNKKGIENIVRDYKIE, from the coding sequence ATGAGACAAATGATTGAATGCAGCAATTGTACAAGCTCGAATTGTTTCCTGAAAAAATTCTGCAAAGGAGAAAATTTAAGTATTATTTCTGCCTTAAAGAATCAAAATATTTACAAAAAGGGTGACGCCATTTTCAGGGAAGGAAATACAATGCAGGGAATTCACTTCATCATGAGAGGTGGAATAAAGGTAGTAACTACCAATATAAATGGCAGAGAACAGGTAGTACGTTTGGCTTCTGATGGCGATATTCTTGGTCACAGAGTGCTTGGAAATGACAAGTACTATTTTAATGCCATCGCGATGATGGAAACCATTGTGTGTTTTATTGAAACCAATGTATTCCGCGAAGCGTGTATGAACAACCCTGAATTCGCTTACAATCTCATCCTCTTTTACGCTCTTGAACTGCGAAGAACTGAACTAAGGGTAAAATATCATGCACAAATGAATATCCGTGAAAAAGTGGCGGAAGCATTTGATTATCTCAATGAAATTTTCGGAATCGATCCAAAATCAAAAACACTGAATATCGAATTGAGCAGAAGAGAAATTGCAGACATCGCAGGCACTACACCCGAACAAGTCACCCGACAGCTAAGCGATTTTGAAAGTGAAAAATTGATCTACAGAACAAAAAGAGATATTCAGATTCTCAACAAAAAAGGAATTGAAAATATAGTCCGTGACTATAAAATTGAATAA
- a CDS encoding tetratricopeptide repeat protein has translation MMKFKLFTQTGNFHLFILLVLALGLNFNTLQNEYALDDYVVLTQNKYVQKGVAGIPEILGNDLMTGTTDKNLLNQSRYRPFSLIIFALEHQFFGDNPVISHLINVLLFALLIVLLYRLLSKYLFREYPVYFSFFTCLLFVTHPIHTEVIANVKSRDELIAFLLLALSLITFLSYSTKRSGFYLAVALTTFFFALLTRESAVTFVLIFPLALFFFYKRGLFNAIKESFPFLIVLAIYLALRFSIVSTTKPLLTDILNAPFLFATAAQAFATKIYILLLYIGILIFPSPLSCDYSFNQIPYIEPGSFQFIASIITLGALLYFAYSLYKKNPILSFSILFFFITISIASNLLVDIGTPFSERLLFQSSLAFCIALGAGFSKLYNKSKPITLILLAGILSAYSAKTILRNSDWKNNETLFLKDAESTPNSARTTWAACEIYRTRAEKEPDELLKNQYLDKSITYGEKCIRIYPGYATAYISLGFPYYYKGNFDKAAELWKKSYQLDSISPQARICLNVLSKDYFYRGNLLTENGHTKEAIMNYSKATDLNPQNTEAWYFLGGLQYLDGDSVTAEKSWQRVKQLDPQHPLNLDFFLTR, from the coding sequence ATGATGAAATTCAAATTGTTTACACAAACCGGCAATTTTCACTTGTTCATCCTGTTGGTCCTTGCTTTGGGATTGAATTTCAATACGCTTCAAAATGAATATGCGCTCGATGATTATGTTGTGCTCACTCAGAACAAATATGTTCAAAAAGGAGTAGCAGGAATTCCTGAAATTCTTGGGAATGACCTGATGACAGGGACTACTGATAAAAACCTATTAAATCAATCGAGATACAGACCATTTTCCTTAATTATTTTTGCGCTCGAACATCAGTTCTTTGGAGATAATCCGGTTATTAGTCATCTGATCAATGTCTTACTTTTCGCCCTGCTCATAGTATTACTTTACCGTCTGCTAAGTAAATATCTGTTCAGGGAGTATCCTGTCTACTTTTCTTTCTTTACCTGCCTTCTTTTTGTAACCCATCCCATACATACTGAAGTGATTGCAAATGTCAAGAGCAGGGATGAATTAATCGCCTTTCTTTTACTCGCATTATCACTCATCACTTTCTTATCCTACAGTACAAAAAGATCCGGATTCTATCTGGCTGTTGCACTGACCACTTTCTTTTTTGCTCTCCTCACCAGGGAAAGCGCAGTTACTTTTGTCCTCATCTTTCCGCTTGCTTTATTTTTCTTTTATAAACGAGGATTATTCAATGCGATTAAAGAATCATTTCCATTCCTGATTGTTCTCGCCATATATCTGGCTCTTCGCTTTTCCATTGTAAGTACAACGAAACCACTTTTGACAGATATATTAAATGCCCCATTTCTGTTCGCGACAGCTGCACAGGCTTTTGCTACAAAGATTTACATTCTCTTATTGTATATTGGAATTCTCATTTTCCCTTCTCCCCTCTCCTGTGATTATTCCTTTAACCAGATTCCCTATATCGAACCGGGTTCCTTTCAATTCATTGCTTCAATAATTACTCTTGGAGCACTCCTTTACTTTGCATACAGTTTATATAAAAAGAATCCAATTCTCTCTTTTTCCATTCTTTTCTTTTTTATCACAATTTCAATTGCATCAAATTTACTGGTGGATATCGGAACTCCCTTCTCAGAGCGCCTTCTGTTTCAATCTTCACTGGCATTTTGCATCGCCCTTGGAGCCGGTTTTTCCAAACTTTACAACAAATCAAAACCCATTACACTTATTTTGTTGGCCGGAATACTTTCAGCCTATTCGGCTAAAACTATCCTACGCAATTCAGACTGGAAAAACAACGAAACTCTTTTCCTTAAAGATGCTGAATCAACTCCGAACAGCGCAAGAACAACCTGGGCCGCCTGTGAGATCTACAGAACCAGGGCTGAGAAAGAACCGGATGAATTGCTGAAAAATCAGTATCTGGACAAGTCCATCACCTATGGTGAAAAATGCATCCGGATTTACCCTGGTTATGCCACTGCTTATATCAGTCTGGGATTTCCATATTATTACAAAGGAAATTTCGACAAAGCCGCTGAACTCTGGAAGAAAAGTTATCAGCTGGATTCCATTTCACCACAAGCAAGAATCTGCCTGAATGTATTGAGTAAAGATTATTTTTATCGGGGAAATTTACTGACTGAAAATGGTCATACAAAAGAAGCTATCATGAATTACTCAAAAGCAACCGATCTGAATCCTCAGAATACTGAAGCCTGGTACTTCCTGGGTGGATTACAATATCTTGATGGAGATTCAGTCACTGCAGAGAAATCCTGGCAAAGAGTAAAACAGCTGGATCCACAACACCCCTTAAATTTGGATTTCTTTCTAACCAGATAA